The Engystomops pustulosus chromosome 1, aEngPut4.maternal, whole genome shotgun sequence genome has a window encoding:
- the LOC140075665 gene encoding uncharacterized protein, with amino-acid sequence MLQSLSNKGQVASNKSVAKQRVTTERSILSGDEDTSNLPLLSLTMARYSLCHNANFQSFVRLDYNVKPTKEKYSDIRVEAQLQHIHEARRKDLSATIYAGEYSRKELDGNCQSLMRPSSRTRMNKPHPPEVFLVTTLHDIPGHYNCNKSISSGEKGKGKTNVPSTPCIPRRVQYDDKSQVQIFTDVNSNMAAQAWLKLANDEDYSAVMKIIKFVSGKQAEEDTSTKKNTLYQLLKQHMKPEYIPLAQKWLLNARPKEAKAVERLLRTLATGPRTAELKESYGPYSPVYRLQRAEYIIHPDWRVKS; translated from the exons ATGCTGCAGTCTCTGAGTAACAAGGGTCAAGTAGCGAGCAATAAGAGCGTTGCTAAGCAGCGAGTGACAACAGAGCGGAGCATTCTGAGCGGAGACGAGGACACTTCTAACCTACCTCTCCTCAGCCTGACAATGGCGAGATATTCCCTGTGTCACAATGCCAACTTTCAGTCATTTGTCAGGCTAGACTACAACGTTAAGCCGACCAAAGAAAAATATAGTGATATTAGGGTGGAAGCACAACTACAGCATATCCATGAAGCCAGAAGAAAAGACCTAAGTGCCACCATCTATGCTGGTGAATACAGCAGGAAAGAGCTGGATGGAAACTGCCAATCATTAATGAGACCAAGCTCCCGCACCAGGATGAACAAGCCTCACCCGCCTGA GGTATTTCTGGTTACTACACTACATGACATCCCAGGTCATTACAACTGCAATAAAAGTATCTCTTCAGGAGAAAAAG GTAAAGGAAAAACAAATGTCCCTTCTACTCCGTGTATACCCAGAAGAGTCCAGTATGATGACAAGAGCCAG GTACAGATATTCACTGATGTAAACTCCAATATGGCAGCTCAGGCTTGGCTTAAACTTGCTAATGATGAAG ACTATTCTGCTGTAATGAAAATTATAAAGTTTGTAAGTGGGAAACAAGCTGAGGAGGACACAAGTACAAAGAAGAATACACTCTACCAG TTATTGAAACAACATATGAAGCCGGAATATATTCCCTTAGCCCAGAAGTGGTTGTTGAATGCTCGGCCTAAAG AAGCCAAAGCTGTAGAGAGATTACTGAGGACTTTGGCCACTGGGCCCCGCACAGCAGAACTAAAAGAATCTTATGGACCGTATTCACCTGTTTACCGACTGCAAAGAGCAGAATATATCATACACCCGGACTGGAGGGTAAAGAGCTAA